The Ectothiorhodospiraceae bacterium 2226 region GGTCGCCTGGGTGGCCTGCAGGAACTCCTCCACCGCCCGCAAGTCCTCCGGCAGCGCGCGTACCACCACCACCCCGGACTTGCGGTTCACCACCACGTTGCGGCCGTCGCCGTTACCCACCAGCGCCGCCAGCGCCCGCTCGAGCTCCAGCCAAAAATTGGACTCGCTCTGAGTGTCGATGCGGCTGCCGGACAGCGTGCCGCGATCATCGTCCAGGTCGTCGGCGGTCAGTGCGCCGAAGGGACGCCCCCGCCCGCGGCTGCGCCGCGTATCGGACACCTGCCCGGAGCTGACGCGGGTCTGCGAACTGCCCGCACGCGTGATGTCGAGGTAATTGACCTGGAACACGCGCGAGCGCAAGCCTGCCGGCAGCACCTGGTAGTGGTTCGCCGTGCGCTGGAACTCGTAACCGTACACGCTGCGCACCAGCTCCATCACCTCGGGGACGGTAACGTCCTTCAGGTCGATGGTGATCTCCCCGGCGACCTGCGGATGGACCACCATGTTGTAGCGCGTGCCCTCCACCAGCCCCATGAAGAACTCCGCCGCCGGGGCCCGGCTGACTTTGATGTCGAAGCGACTCTCGACCTCCTCGCTGCGCGCGCCGGGGGTGGCGAGTTGCAGCGGCGGCAACAGCGCCTGGCTCACCTCCGGCGGCGGCTCGGTGCCGCCTTCCGGCGCCGGCGGGCGCTCGAGGGCTTGGTCGATCTCCGCCAGCACAGCCTGCGCGCCGCGCGGGGCCTCCCGCTCGGGAACGGTCTGGCAGCCGGCGAGCAGCAGCCCGCCGAGCGCCAACGCCATGCCGACGCGGTGCGGTTGGTATGACGTCGACGCTGGCGCGGGGGCCGGCACGGACGGCAGCTCCTTGGGGTTGGGCAGGGTCATGAGTCTCTGTTCCTACTTGTTGTTCGGCGACGTCTTGACCGAAGGGGTGAGCCGCAACGTGATCAGGCGGCCGTCGTGTCGCAGCTGTACTTCGCCCGGCAGGATGCGCTCGACACGCGCCCCCGCCACGCGGTGGCCCGGGCGCACCCGCTCGCCATTGATGATGGCGACCGCGCGCTCCCCGCTGACCAGGGTGTAACTGAGTACCCAATCGCCGGCCGGTGCCGGCACCGCGGCCGGCGCCCCACCGGCGCGCTCGCCCGCCGGCGGGCGGGTCGGATCCTGCAGGCTCTGGGCACCGACGCTTCCCGGGGCGCCGAGCAGCAGGGCGACCATGAGGCAGACCCGCACGCTAAACACCGATCCACCCTTCGCGCAGACTGAGCGTGTGCAGGGTGATGCGCATGCGCCCGCGCGGATGCTCCAACACCTCGAATTCGACCGCTTCCCAATGGAAGCCCCAAGGCAGCCCCTCCAAGGCGCGCAGGTAGCGCAGCGCCCCGAGGTAGGAGCCTTCAAACTCCACCACGAGACCGTGGCGGTACACGTGGGCCCCGTCCGCCTCGCCCCGCCCCAGGGCGCGCACCGGCAGGCTCTGAAGACCGAGCAACGTGAGGTCGCTCTGGCGGGCCAACACCTCCTCCACCAGGCGCGCCATCTGCACCGGATCGACCATATGCGCAAAGCGCGCCTCCAGGCGGGCCTCGAGCTGTGCCTGCACGGCCTGCTCGCGCGCCAGGCGCTCGCGCATGGCCTCACGCGTGCCGTTGTCGCCGCGCGCCAAGCGCGCGATTTCCGCGTCGGTTGCCGCGATGGAGCCCTGCAAGCGCTTGAGTTCCGTGCTGAGGGTGGCCTGATGGGCGTTCAGCGGCGCCATCAGCCAGCCATGCCACGCGACATAGAGCAGCACCAGAACCGTGAGCGCGATCAAGGCGCGCTCGCGTAGGGTGCAGGCCTCGAAACGCTGTAAGAGATGGCTCGGCTTCATCCTGCCTCTCCTGCATGGGTGCGCAGCACGAAATCGACATGCCCCCCGTCGGGGGCGCGCTGCAGGCTGAACACCTCGAACTCCATGCCACGGAAGGCCGCTTCGCGACCGAGGCGCTGCACCAGGCGCGGCACCAGTTCAGGGCGCACCGCGCTGCCGCGCACCTCCAGCGCCGCGCCCCCCTGGCGCACCCGCACGGCTGTAATCCACAGGCCGTCCACCCGCTGACGGGCCAAGCCCTCGAGGTGATCGCCGAAGCCGCGCCCCTCGCGCGTCGTGCCGCTCAACACCTCGAGCAGGCGCCGCATGCCGGCGGTATCCGCTTGAGCGGCCTCCACAGAGCGCGCCAGGGTGTCTTCGCCGCGCGCCGGGGCCAGGGCCGCCAGGGCCTGGAGCTGGCGCGCGCGCTCGCCCTGCTGCTGCGCCGCGTGCGCGACCTGCTGCTCGAGAGCCCGCACCTGCCATAGCCCGTAGCCATAAATCGCGAGCAGGCCGACCAGTACCAATGCGGTGCCCTGCACCAGCGTCGCCGCGGACAGCAGCTTGCGCTGCTTGCGCAACACCGGCTGGTAGAGGTTGATCTGTTGGGTAGTCACAGCACGCGCGCCTCGCTGCGCAAAGCGCCGCCGAGCGCCGCCAGGCAGCGCGCCTGATCACGCGCCGGGGGCGCCTGGTCGGCGGCGACCAACTCATCCAGCGCCAAGCCGCGCACCGGCACCGCGAGCCCATCCCCCATGGCCTCGGCCAGCCCATCCACGGCCTCCTCGGTGGGCGCAAGCACTGAGCTGCCGATCGGCGGCTGGCTGAAGTGGCTTTCGTAGTAGTCCAGGGAACGCTGCACCTCGAGGACCAGTTGCTCCCGAGCCGCCGTACCGCGCTCGGCGGCGTTCAGGTCCGCATAGCCGAACTCGAGGCTGCGGGCGAGGTACAGCGTTCCGCCCTGGGTCAGGGTGATCAGTCCCGCGCGCGCACCGAGCGACAGCATCGCCACGCCGCCCGCGTCGTCGGGCAAGGCCGCCGCGACGTTACGCTGCGCCATCTCGGGAATGTCGATGGCGGTGAGCTGCAGTCCCGCCCCATGCACGGCCTCGATCTGCGCCTCGACGAGCGCGCGGCGCGCGGCCACCACATACATGACGCGCCCGGGGCCGCGCACCTTCTGGCCCGGTACGTCGAACACATCGAGCACCGCGTCGTCGACGTGGAACTCGAGCATGTCCTTCACCCGCCAACGCACCGCCGCCCTGATCTCATCGGGCGGCACGTCGGGGGCCTCCACCCGCAGCACGCCGGCCATTCCCGGCGCGAGCACGCAGACGCACGGCGCCCCATTCAGATGCAAGGCACGCACCGTCTGCCGCAGGACCGCCGGACGATCTTGCGGCGCGCAGCTCTCGAAATGGGTGTTCAGCAGACGCGGCGGGTGTTGGCGGGCCCCCAACTGGACCAGGGCCACCCCGTCGGGGTGCAAGGCGACGCCGACCTGGGTGTGACGGTGCCGCTTGGATTGGGAAAAGACGGACAGACGCGCCTCCGAATGAGAGTCAATGCCTTGCGCGTCCCAGCGAAAGAAAACTTACTCCGTCCGATGCGGCGTAGGTTTCCATAGCGGCCGCGGCCTGTCAATTACAGGAACTGGTTCACAGTTCCGGTCAGCCGCGCAGATAATCCAGCACCAAGCCCGCAAACACCGCCAGCCCCAACCAGTGGTTGTTGAGAAAAGCGGCGAAACAACCCTTAGGCTGCCGCTGGTGGATCAAAAACTGCTGATACACGGCGAGCGCGCCGGCCACGGCGAGCCCCGCGTAGTAGTACCCCCCGAGTTCGACACGCAGCCCGACAACCGCCAGCGTGAGCAACGCGAAGGCGTGCAGCACGCCGATCGCGACCCGATCCATGTCGCCGAACAGCAGGGCCGTGGACTTCACCCCGATCCGTGCATCGTCGGCCCGATCCACCATCGCGTAGGCGGTGTCGTAGGCCACGGTCCACGCCACCGTGGCCAAGTACAGCAACCACGCCTCCTGCGCGACGGCGCCGGTCTGGGCCGCGTAGGCCATCGGCACCGCCCAGGCGAAGGCCATGCCCAGCACCACCTGCGGCAAATGCGTGTAGCGCTTCATGAAGGGGTACACCGCGGCCAGCACGAGGCCGCCGACGGACAGCAGAATGGTCAGGCGGTTGAGGGTCAGCACCAACGCGAACGCGGTGACGACGAGCACGATGAACAGGATCTGCGCCTCGCGCCCGTTCACCGCGCCGGTGGCGAGCGGGCGCTCGCGGGTGCGCGCCACGTGGGGGTCGATATTGCGGTCCGCGTAATCATTGATCACGCAGCCGGCCGAGCGCATCAGCACCACGCCCGCCACGAACACCAGCAGCACCCAGGGGTCGGGCCGCCCCTCGCCGGCGATCCACAGCGCCCAGAGGGTGGGCCAAAGCAATAGGTAGATGCCGATCGGGCGGTCCAAACGCATCAGCCGCCCGTACTGGCCCAGCCGTTCGCGCGCCACCTCCCAGCGCGGTTGTCCGTGCGCCCGCCAAGTCAGCTTCGCGTTGCGCCGCCACTGCTTGCTCTTGG contains the following coding sequences:
- a CDS encoding type II secretion system protein M; its protein translation is MKPSHLLQRFEACTLRERALIALTVLVLLYVAWHGWLMAPLNAHQATLSTELKRLQGSIAATDAEIARLARGDNGTREAMRERLAREQAVQAQLEARLEARFAHMVDPVQMARLVEEVLARQSDLTLLGLQSLPVRALGRGEADGAHVYRHGLVVEFEGSYLGALRYLRALEGLPWGFHWEAVEFEVLEHPRGRMRITLHTLSLREGWIGV
- the pilM gene encoding pilus assembly protein PilM, with amino-acid sequence MHPDGVALVQLGARQHPPRLLNTHFESCAPQDRPAVLRQTVRALHLNGAPCVCVLAPGMAGVLRVEAPDVPPDEIRAAVRWRVKDMLEFHVDDAVLDVFDVPGQKVRGPGRVMYVVAARRALVEAQIEAVHGAGLQLTAIDIPEMAQRNVAAALPDDAGGVAMLSLGARAGLITLTQGGTLYLARSLEFGYADLNAAERGTAAREQLVLEVQRSLDYYESHFSQPPIGSSVLAPTEEAVDGLAEAMGDGLAVPVRGLALDELVAADQAPPARDQARCLAALGGALRSEARVL
- a CDS encoding MSHA biogenesis protein MshK; translation: MLGAPGSVGAQSLQDPTRPPAGERAGGAPAAVPAPAGDWVLSYTLVSGERAVAIINGERVRPGHRVAGARVERILPGEVQLRHDGRLITLRLTPSVKTSPNNK
- the ubiA gene encoding 4-hydroxybenzoate octaprenyltransferase codes for the protein MRLDRPIGIYLLLWPTLWALWIAGEGRPDPWVLLVFVAGVVLMRSAGCVINDYADRNIDPHVARTRERPLATGAVNGREAQILFIVLVVTAFALVLTLNRLTILLSVGGLVLAAVYPFMKRYTHLPQVVLGMAFAWAVPMAYAAQTGAVAQEAWLLYLATVAWTVAYDTAYAMVDRADDARIGVKSTALLFGDMDRVAIGVLHAFALLTLAVVGLRVELGGYYYAGLAVAGALAVYQQFLIHQRQPKGCFAAFLNNHWLGLAVFAGLVLDYLRG
- a CDS encoding PilN domain-containing protein — protein: MTTQQINLYQPVLRKQRKLLSAATLVQGTALVLVGLLAIYGYGLWQVRALEQQVAHAAQQQGERARQLQALAALAPARGEDTLARSVEAAQADTAGMRRLLEVLSGTTREGRGFGDHLEGLARQRVDGLWITAVRVRQGGAALEVRGSAVRPELVPRLVQRLGREAAFRGMEFEVFSLQRAPDGGHVDFVLRTHAGEAG